One window of the Enterobacter huaxiensis genome contains the following:
- the narX gene encoding nitrate/nitrite two-component system sensor histidine kinase NarX: protein MLKRCLSPLTLVNQLALIVLLSTAIGVTGMAISGWLVQGVQGNAHAINEAGSLRMQSYRLLAAVPLTQDDQPLIDEMERTAFSPELERAAHRDGQESQLKALQGYWHTQLQPGLKQAKSADTVAHDVAGFVARIDALVSSFDQTTEMRIDRVVMVHRAMALFMGLLLIFTIIWLRARLLNPWKQLLAMARAVTDRDFTQRTHISGRNEMAMLGQALNTMSEELSESYAVLEQRVQEKTAGLEQKNEILSFLWQANRRLHMQVPLCERLSPVLNGLQNLTLLHDLELRVYDVEDEENHQEFTCQSDMSCDDKGCHLCPRGMPPLTTGGTTLKWRLTDSHTQYGILLATLPIGRHLSHDQQQLVDTLVEQLTATLALDRHQEKQQQLIVMEERATIARELHDSIAQSLSCMKMQVSCLQMQDAGMPENSKQLLSQIRNELNTSWIQLRELLTTFRLQLTEPGLRPALESSCHEFSARLGFPVKLDYQLPPRFVPSHQAIHLLQIAREALSNVLKHSGATAVTVTVSAHDNQVKLTVQDNGCGVPENAERTNHYGLIIMRDRAQSLRGDCQVRQGESGGTDVVVTFIPEKPLTTAQGENHD, encoded by the coding sequence ATGTTAAAAAGATGTCTTTCCCCGCTCACGCTGGTTAACCAGCTCGCGCTTATCGTTCTGCTGTCCACCGCTATCGGCGTGACCGGCATGGCTATTTCCGGCTGGCTGGTACAGGGCGTACAGGGTAATGCGCATGCCATTAACGAGGCAGGGTCGCTACGTATGCAGAGTTACCGCCTGCTGGCGGCAGTGCCGCTGACGCAGGACGACCAGCCGCTGATCGACGAAATGGAGCGTACCGCCTTCAGCCCGGAGCTGGAAAGAGCGGCTCACCGCGACGGTCAGGAATCCCAGCTTAAGGCGCTCCAGGGCTACTGGCACACGCAGCTTCAGCCGGGGTTAAAACAGGCGAAAAGCGCTGATACCGTTGCTCATGACGTTGCCGGCTTTGTTGCGCGCATTGATGCGCTGGTCTCCTCGTTCGACCAAACGACCGAAATGCGCATCGATCGCGTGGTGATGGTTCACCGGGCAATGGCGCTCTTTATGGGCCTGCTGCTGATCTTTACCATCATCTGGCTGCGCGCGCGGCTGCTGAATCCGTGGAAACAGCTGCTGGCAATGGCGCGGGCCGTTACGGACAGAGATTTCACCCAGCGCACGCACATCAGCGGGCGTAACGAGATGGCGATGCTGGGCCAGGCGCTCAACACCATGTCGGAAGAGCTTTCCGAAAGCTATGCGGTACTGGAACAACGCGTTCAGGAAAAAACCGCCGGGCTTGAGCAGAAAAACGAAATCCTCTCTTTCCTCTGGCAGGCTAACCGACGTCTGCATATGCAGGTTCCGCTGTGCGAGCGCCTCTCGCCGGTGCTGAACGGTCTGCAAAATCTTACGCTGCTGCACGATCTGGAGCTGCGCGTTTACGACGTTGAAGACGAAGAAAATCACCAGGAGTTCACCTGCCAGTCGGACATGTCCTGCGACGATAAAGGCTGTCACCTCTGCCCGCGCGGAATGCCACCTCTGACAACCGGCGGCACTACGCTGAAGTGGCGCCTGACGGACAGCCATACCCAGTACGGTATTTTGCTGGCGACGCTGCCTATCGGCCGTCATCTCAGCCATGACCAGCAGCAGCTGGTCGATACGCTGGTTGAGCAACTTACGGCCACGCTGGCGCTTGACCGGCATCAGGAGAAACAGCAGCAGCTGATCGTTATGGAGGAGCGCGCCACCATCGCCCGCGAACTTCACGACTCTATCGCGCAGTCCCTCTCCTGTATGAAAATGCAGGTGAGCTGCCTGCAGATGCAGGACGCGGGCATGCCGGAAAACAGCAAACAGCTGCTTAGCCAGATCCGCAACGAACTCAATACGTCCTGGATCCAGCTTCGCGAGCTGCTGACCACCTTCCGCCTGCAGCTGACCGAGCCGGGCCTGCGCCCAGCCCTGGAGTCCAGCTGCCATGAATTCAGTGCCCGGCTGGGGTTCCCGGTGAAGCTTGATTACCAGCTTCCGCCGCGTTTTGTTCCCTCCCATCAGGCCATTCATTTACTGCAAATCGCCCGTGAAGCCCTGAGCAACGTGCTCAAGCATTCCGGCGCGACGGCGGTAACCGTGACCGTAAGCGCCCACGATAATCAGGTGAAGCTCACGGTTCAGGATAACGGCTGCGGCGTGCCGGAAAATGCCGAAAGAACGAACCACTATGGTTTAATCATCATGCGAGATCGCGCGCAGAGCCTGCGCGGTGATTGCCAGGTTCGCCAGGGAGAGTCAGGTGGCACCGACGTCGTCGTCACCTTCATTCCCGAAAAGCCCCTTACAACTGCTCAAGGAGAAAACCATGACTAA
- a CDS encoding NarK family nitrate/nitrite MFS transporter yields the protein MSHSSAPEKESGSVITEWRPEDPAFWQQRGHRVASRNLWISVPCLLLAFCVWMLFSAVAVNLPKVGFTFTTDQLFMLTALPSLSGALLRVPYAFMVPVFGGRRWTAFSTGIMIVPCVWLGFAVQDTSTPFSVFVIISLLCGFAGANFASSMANISFFFPKAKQGGALGINGGLGNMGVSVMQLIAPLAISVSIFAAFGGGGVTQPDGSSLFLQNAAWIWVPFLVIFTLASWFFMNDLSASKASLSEQLPVLKRGHLWVMALLYLATFGSFIGFSAGFAMLSKTQFPEIQILHFAFFGPFIGALARSLGGMISDRLGGTRVTLVNFVVMAIFCALLFLTLPVDGQGGNFFAFFGVFMVLFLTAGLGSASTFQMISVIFRKLTMDRVKAQGGTEEQAMREAATDTAAALGFISAIGAIGGFFIPKAFGISLDLTGSPAGAMKVFLVFYIACVVITWLVYGRNTKKNK from the coding sequence ATGAGTCACTCATCCGCTCCCGAAAAGGAAAGTGGTTCCGTTATTACAGAATGGCGTCCGGAGGATCCGGCATTCTGGCAACAGCGCGGCCATCGCGTTGCCAGCCGTAACCTGTGGATTTCCGTCCCGTGTTTGCTGTTAGCGTTTTGCGTATGGATGTTGTTTAGTGCTGTTGCGGTAAATCTGCCAAAAGTTGGCTTTACCTTTACCACTGATCAGCTGTTTATGCTGACCGCGCTGCCGTCATTGTCGGGAGCGCTTTTGCGCGTGCCTTACGCCTTTATGGTGCCGGTCTTTGGCGGCCGCCGCTGGACGGCGTTCAGCACCGGGATCATGATCGTTCCTTGCGTTTGGTTAGGTTTTGCGGTGCAGGATACCTCTACGCCGTTTAGCGTGTTCGTGATTATCTCTCTGCTGTGCGGTTTTGCGGGTGCAAACTTTGCGTCGAGCATGGCGAACATCAGCTTCTTCTTCCCGAAAGCGAAGCAGGGCGGAGCGCTGGGTATCAACGGCGGCCTGGGCAACATGGGCGTGAGCGTGATGCAGCTGATTGCACCGCTGGCGATCTCTGTATCCATCTTCGCTGCCTTTGGCGGCGGTGGCGTGACGCAGCCGGACGGTTCCTCTCTGTTCCTGCAGAACGCGGCCTGGATTTGGGTTCCGTTCCTGGTGATATTTACGCTGGCGTCCTGGTTCTTTATGAACGACCTGTCTGCGTCTAAAGCCTCCCTGAGCGAGCAGCTTCCGGTCCTTAAACGTGGTCACCTGTGGGTGATGGCGCTGCTCTATCTGGCAACCTTCGGCTCGTTCATCGGCTTCTCGGCAGGCTTTGCCATGCTGTCGAAAACCCAGTTCCCGGAAATTCAGATCCTGCACTTTGCGTTCTTTGGTCCGTTTATCGGCGCGCTGGCGCGTTCTCTGGGCGGGATGATTTCTGACCGTCTGGGCGGAACCCGCGTTACCCTGGTGAACTTCGTGGTGATGGCTATCTTCTGCGCGCTGCTGTTCCTGACGCTGCCGGTCGACGGGCAGGGCGGTAATTTCTTCGCCTTCTTCGGCGTGTTTATGGTGCTGTTCCTGACGGCCGGGCTGGGCAGTGCCTCTACCTTCCAGATGATCTCCGTTATTTTCCGCAAGCTGACCATGGATCGCGTAAAGGCGCAGGGTGGAACGGAAGAGCAGGCTATGCGTGAAGCGGCGACAGATACCGCGGCGGCACTGGGCTTTATCTCCGCTATCGGCGCCATTGGCGGCTTCTTTATCCCAAAAGCGTTCGGGATCTCGCTGGACCTGACCGGCTCCCCGGCAGGGGCAATGAAAGTGTTCCTCGTCTTCTACATCGCCTGCGTAGTGATTACGTGGCTGGTGTATGGCCGTAATACCAAGAAAAATAAGTAA
- a CDS encoding nitrate reductase subunit alpha, translating into MSKFLDRFRYFKQKGETFADGHGQVLETNRDWEDGYRQRWQHDKVVRSTHGVNCTGSCSWKIFVKNGLVTWEVQQTDYPRTRPDLPNHEPRGCPRGASYSWYLYSANRLKYPLMRKRLMKMWREAKVQHSDPVEAWASIIEDADKAKSFKQARGRGGFVRSSWKEVNELIAASNVYTVKTYGPDRVAGFSPIPAMSMVSYASGARYLSLIGGTCLSFYDWYCDLPPASPQTWGEQTDVPESADWYNSSYILAWGSNVPQTRTPDAHFFTEVRYKGTKTVAITPDYAEIAKLCDLWLAPKQGTDAAMALAMGHVMLREFHLDNPSQYFTDYVRRYTDMPMLVMLEERDGYYAAGRMLRAADLVDALGQENNPQWKTVACNSSGELIAPNGSIGFRWGEKGKWNLEQRDGTSGEETDLRLSMLGSQDEIADVGFPYFGGEGTEHVNKVELQNVLMHKLPVKRLQLADGSTALVTTVYDLTMANYGLERGLNDENCATGYDDVKAYTPAWAEQITGVPAAQITRIAREFAENADKTHGRSMIIVGAGLNHWYHLDMNYRGLINMLIFCGCVGQSGGGWAHYVGQEKLRPQTGWQPLAFALDWQRPARHMNSTSYFYNHSSQWRYETVTAQELLSPMADKSRYSGHLVDFNVRAERMGWLPSAPQLGTNPLRIAEEAKKAGMTPVDYTVKSLKEGSIRFAAEQPENGKNHPRNLFIWRSNLLGSSGKGHEFMLKYLLGTDHGIQGKDLGKQGGVKPEEVEWKDNGLDGKLDLVVTLDFRLSSTCLYSDIVLPTATWYEKDDMNTSDMHPFIHPLSAAVDPAWESKSDWEIYKGIAEKFSEVCVGHLGKETDVVTLPIQHDSAAELAQPLDVKDWKKGECDLIPGVTAPHIIPVERDYPATYERFTSIGPLMEKIGNGGKGIAWNTQSEMDLLRKLNYTKADGPAKGQPMLNTAIDAAEMILTLAPETNGQVAVKAWAALSEFTGRDHKHLALNKEDEKIRFRDIQAQPRKIISSPTWSGLEDEHVSYNAGYTNVHELIPWRTLTGRQSLYQDHQWMRDFGESLLVYRPPIDTRSVKAVMGEKSNGNPEKALNFLTPHQKWGIHSTYSDNLLMLTLGRGGPIVWMSEADAKDLGIVDNDWIEVFNTNGSLTARAVVSQRVPAGMTMMYHAQERIVNIPGSEITEQRGGIHNSVTRITPKPTHMIGGYAQLAYGFNYYGTVGSNRDEFVVVRKMKNINWLDGEGNDQVQESVK; encoded by the coding sequence ATGAGCAAATTTTTGGACCGGTTTCGCTACTTCAAACAGAAGGGTGAAACTTTTGCCGATGGGCACGGCCAGGTTCTGGAGACCAACCGGGACTGGGAAGACGGTTACCGCCAGCGCTGGCAGCATGACAAAGTCGTCCGTTCTACCCACGGCGTAAACTGCACTGGCTCATGTAGCTGGAAGATTTTCGTTAAAAACGGCCTGGTGACCTGGGAAGTGCAGCAGACGGACTATCCGCGCACGCGCCCGGACCTGCCAAATCATGAGCCTCGCGGCTGCCCGCGCGGCGCAAGCTACTCCTGGTATCTCTACAGCGCTAACCGCCTGAAATACCCGTTGATGCGCAAACGCCTGATGAAAATGTGGCGTGAAGCTAAAGTTCAGCACAGCGATCCGGTAGAGGCATGGGCATCCATTATCGAAGACGCCGACAAAGCGAAAAGCTTCAAGCAGGCGCGCGGTCGCGGTGGCTTTGTCCGCTCCTCCTGGAAAGAAGTCAACGAGCTGATTGCCGCCTCTAACGTCTATACCGTAAAAACCTACGGTCCTGACCGCGTAGCGGGCTTCTCGCCAATCCCGGCGATGTCGATGGTCTCTTATGCCTCCGGCGCGCGCTACCTCTCCCTGATTGGCGGTACCTGCCTGAGCTTCTACGACTGGTACTGTGACCTGCCGCCTGCGTCTCCGCAGACCTGGGGCGAGCAGACCGACGTGCCTGAATCCGCCGACTGGTATAACTCCAGCTACATCCTGGCATGGGGCTCCAACGTTCCGCAGACCCGTACCCCGGACGCCCACTTCTTTACCGAAGTGCGCTACAAGGGCACCAAAACCGTTGCGATTACCCCTGACTACGCCGAAATCGCCAAACTCTGCGACCTGTGGCTGGCACCGAAGCAGGGTACCGATGCGGCAATGGCGCTGGCGATGGGCCACGTAATGCTGCGTGAGTTCCACCTTGATAACCCAAGCCAATACTTCACCGACTACGTGCGTCGCTATACCGACATGCCGATGCTGGTGATGCTGGAAGAGCGCGACGGCTATTATGCCGCAGGCCGTATGCTGCGCGCCGCTGACCTGGTGGATGCGCTCGGTCAGGAAAACAACCCGCAGTGGAAAACCGTTGCCTGTAACAGCAGCGGCGAACTGATCGCGCCAAACGGCTCTATCGGCTTCCGCTGGGGCGAAAAAGGCAAGTGGAACCTGGAACAGCGTGACGGCACGTCCGGTGAAGAGACCGATCTGCGCCTCAGCATGCTGGGCAGCCAGGACGAAATCGCCGACGTCGGTTTCCCGTACTTCGGCGGTGAAGGCACCGAGCACGTCAATAAAGTTGAGCTGCAAAACGTCCTGATGCATAAGCTGCCGGTGAAACGCCTGCAGCTGGCCGACGGCTCTACCGCGCTGGTCACCACCGTGTACGATCTGACCATGGCCAACTACGGCCTGGAGCGCGGTCTGAACGATGAAAACTGCGCAACCGGCTACGACGACGTAAAAGCGTACACCCCGGCATGGGCTGAGCAGATCACCGGCGTCCCGGCGGCGCAGATCACCCGCATCGCGCGTGAATTTGCAGAGAACGCTGATAAAACGCACGGTCGTTCGATGATTATCGTCGGTGCCGGTCTGAACCACTGGTATCACCTCGATATGAACTATCGCGGCCTGATCAACATGCTGATCTTCTGTGGCTGCGTCGGCCAGAGCGGCGGCGGCTGGGCGCACTATGTGGGCCAGGAAAAACTGCGTCCGCAGACCGGCTGGCAGCCGCTGGCGTTTGCCCTCGACTGGCAGCGCCCGGCGCGTCACATGAACAGTACCTCCTACTTCTATAACCACTCCAGCCAGTGGCGCTACGAGACGGTTACCGCGCAGGAATTGCTGTCACCGATGGCGGATAAATCCCGCTACAGCGGACACCTGGTTGACTTCAACGTGCGTGCTGAACGTATGGGCTGGCTGCCGTCCGCACCACAGCTGGGTACCAACCCGCTGCGCATTGCCGAAGAGGCGAAGAAAGCAGGCATGACCCCGGTGGATTACACCGTTAAATCCCTTAAGGAAGGTTCTATCCGCTTCGCGGCTGAACAGCCTGAAAACGGTAAAAACCACCCGCGCAACCTGTTCATCTGGCGTTCAAACCTGCTCGGTTCTTCCGGTAAGGGCCACGAGTTCATGCTGAAGTATCTGCTCGGGACCGACCACGGTATCCAGGGTAAAGATCTTGGCAAGCAGGGCGGCGTGAAGCCTGAAGAAGTGGAATGGAAAGACAACGGCCTGGACGGCAAGCTGGATCTGGTGGTGACGCTGGACTTCCGTCTGTCGAGCACCTGCCTGTATTCCGATATCGTTCTGCCAACGGCGACCTGGTACGAAAAAGACGATATGAATACCTCGGATATGCATCCGTTTATTCATCCGCTCTCTGCTGCCGTTGACCCGGCGTGGGAATCGAAAAGCGACTGGGAAATCTACAAAGGCATCGCCGAGAAATTCTCCGAAGTCTGCGTAGGGCATCTGGGCAAAGAGACCGACGTTGTCACGCTGCCAATCCAGCACGACTCCGCAGCCGAGCTGGCGCAGCCGCTGGACGTGAAGGACTGGAAAAAAGGTGAATGCGACCTGATCCCAGGCGTGACCGCGCCGCACATCATTCCGGTTGAGCGCGACTACCCGGCAACCTACGAACGCTTTACCTCTATCGGCCCGCTGATGGAGAAAATCGGTAACGGCGGTAAAGGGATTGCCTGGAACACCCAGAGCGAAATGGACCTGCTGCGTAAGCTCAATTACACCAAAGCAGACGGCCCGGCCAAAGGCCAGCCGATGCTGAATACCGCCATTGATGCCGCTGAGATGATCCTCACCCTGGCACCGGAAACCAACGGCCAGGTAGCCGTGAAGGCCTGGGCAGCGCTGAGTGAATTCACAGGGCGCGACCACAAGCACCTGGCGCTGAATAAAGAAGACGAGAAGATCCGCTTCCGCGACATTCAGGCCCAGCCGCGCAAAATCATCTCCAGCCCGACCTGGTCAGGGCTTGAAGATGAGCACGTGTCCTATAACGCGGGCTACACCAACGTTCACGAGCTGATCCCGTGGCGCACCCTGACCGGTCGTCAGTCTCTTTATCAGGATCACCAGTGGATGCGTGACTTCGGTGAAAGCCTGCTGGTCTATCGTCCGCCGATCGACACCCGTTCGGTGAAAGCGGTAATGGGCGAGAAGTCCAACGGTAACCCTGAGAAAGCGCTGAACTTCCTGACGCCACACCAGAAGTGGGGTATCCACTCCACCTACAGCGACAACCTGCTGATGCTGACGCTGGGTCGCGGTGGTCCGATTGTGTGGATGAGCGAAGCGGATGCGAAAGATCTGGGCATTGTGGACAACGACTGGATTGAAGTGTTCAACACCAACGGTTCGTTAACCGCGCGTGCGGTAGTGAGCCAGCGCGTGCCGGCGGGGATGACCATGATGTACCACGCGCAGGAACGTATAGTGAACATTCCTGGCTCAGAAATCACCGAGCAGCGCGGCGGTATTCATAACTCTGTCACCCGTATTACGCCGAAGCCGACCCACATGATTGGCGGCTATGCGCAGCTGGCCTACGGCTTTAACTACTACGGCACCGTAGGATCTAACCGCGATGAGTTCGTGGTGGTACGTAAGATGAAGAATATTAACTGGTTAGACGGCGAAGGTAATGACCAGGTACAGGAGAGCGTAAAATGA
- the narH gene encoding nitrate reductase subunit beta, which translates to MKIRSQVGMVLNLDKCIGCHTCSVTCKNVWTSREGTEYAWFNNVETKPGTGFPTNWEDQEKYKGGWIRKINGKIQPRMGNRAMLLGKIFANPHLPGIDDYYEPFDFDYQNLHNAAEGKHQPIARPRSLITGQRMNKIEKGPNWEDDLGGEFEKLSKDKNFENMQKAMYGQFENTFMMYLPRLCEHCLNPACVATCPSGAIYKREEDGIVLIDQDKCRGWRMCITGCPYKKIYFNWKSGKSEKCIFCYPRIEAGMPTVCSESCVGRIRYLGVLLYDADAIESAASTEHEKDLYQRQLDVFLDPNDPKVIEQALKDGVPQSVIDAAQQSPVYKMAMDWKLALPLHPEYRTLPMVWYVPPLSPIQSAADAGELGSNGILPDVESLRIPVQYLANLLTAGDTQPVLLALKRMLAMRHFKRTETVDGVIDTRALEEVGLTEAQAQEMYRYLAIANYEDRFVVPSSHREQAREAFPEKSGCGFTFGDGCHGSDTKFNLFNSRRIDAMDVTSKTEPHQ; encoded by the coding sequence ATGAAAATTCGTTCACAAGTCGGCATGGTGCTGAATCTGGATAAATGCATCGGCTGTCATACCTGCTCAGTCACCTGTAAAAACGTCTGGACCAGCCGCGAAGGTACCGAGTACGCGTGGTTCAACAACGTTGAAACCAAGCCGGGCACCGGCTTCCCGACCAACTGGGAAGATCAGGAGAAATACAAGGGCGGCTGGATCCGCAAAATTAACGGTAAAATTCAGCCGCGCATGGGTAACCGCGCGATGCTGCTGGGTAAAATCTTCGCTAACCCGCACCTGCCGGGCATTGATGATTACTACGAGCCGTTCGATTTTGACTACCAGAACCTGCATAACGCAGCGGAAGGGAAACATCAGCCGATTGCCCGTCCTCGCTCGCTGATCACCGGTCAGCGCATGAACAAGATCGAGAAAGGCCCGAACTGGGAAGACGATCTGGGCGGCGAGTTTGAGAAGCTGTCGAAAGACAAAAACTTCGAGAACATGCAGAAGGCGATGTACGGCCAGTTCGAAAACACCTTCATGATGTACCTGCCGCGCCTGTGCGAGCACTGCCTCAACCCGGCGTGCGTGGCGACCTGCCCGAGCGGCGCCATCTACAAGCGTGAAGAAGACGGCATCGTCCTGATCGACCAGGACAAGTGCCGCGGCTGGCGTATGTGCATCACCGGCTGCCCGTACAAAAAAATCTACTTCAACTGGAAGAGCGGCAAGTCAGAGAAGTGCATCTTCTGCTATCCGCGCATTGAAGCAGGCATGCCGACCGTCTGTTCTGAAAGCTGCGTGGGCCGTATCCGTTACCTCGGCGTGCTGCTGTATGACGCGGACGCGATTGAAAGCGCAGCGAGCACCGAGCACGAGAAAGACCTCTATCAGCGTCAGCTCGACGTGTTCCTCGATCCGAACGATCCGAAAGTGATCGAACAGGCGCTGAAGGACGGCGTGCCGCAGAGCGTGATCGACGCCGCGCAGCAGTCTCCGGTCTACAAAATGGCGATGGACTGGAAGCTGGCTCTGCCGCTGCATCCGGAATACCGCACGCTGCCGATGGTCTGGTATGTGCCGCCTCTGTCACCGATTCAGTCTGCCGCTGACGCGGGTGAACTGGGCAGCAACGGCATTCTGCCGGACGTAGAAAGCCTGCGTATCCCGGTTCAGTATCTGGCGAACCTGCTCACCGCAGGCGACACCCAGCCGGTCCTGCTGGCGCTGAAGCGTATGCTGGCGATGCGCCACTTCAAACGTACCGAAACCGTAGACGGCGTGATCGACACCCGTGCGCTGGAGGAGGTGGGTCTGACCGAAGCGCAGGCGCAGGAGATGTACCGCTACCTGGCGATTGCTAACTACGAAGACCGCTTCGTGGTGCCGAGCAGCCACCGCGAGCAGGCTCGCGAAGCCTTCCCGGAAAAAAGCGGATGTGGCTTTACCTTCGGTGACGGTTGCCACGGTTCAGACACTAAATTCAACCTGTTCAACAGCCGCCGCATCGACGCGATGGATGTGACCAGCAAAACGGAGCCGCACCAATGA
- the narJ gene encoding nitrate reductase molybdenum cofactor assembly chaperone: MIELVIVSRLLEYPDAALAQHQQELFDALASSENLDKEDAQTLGVFLRDLLARDLLDAQADYSQLFDRGRATSLLLFEHVHGESRDRGQAMVDLMSQYEQHGLQLDSRELPDHLPLYLEYLAQLPKEEALGGLQDIAPILALLSARLQQRESRYAVLFDLLVKLANASVDSEKVAEKIADEARDDTPQALDAVWEEEQVKFFADKNCGESEISAHQRRFAGAVAPQYLNISNGGRQ; encoded by the coding sequence ATGATTGAACTCGTCATTGTTTCGCGTCTGCTCGAGTACCCGGATGCTGCGCTTGCGCAGCATCAGCAGGAACTCTTTGATGCACTCGCGTCATCTGAAAACCTGGACAAAGAGGATGCCCAGACCCTGGGCGTTTTCCTGCGCGACCTGTTAGCACGCGATCTGCTGGACGCCCAGGCGGACTACAGCCAGCTGTTTGACCGCGGTCGCGCCACCTCGCTGCTGCTGTTTGAACACGTTCACGGTGAGTCCCGCGACCGCGGCCAGGCGATGGTGGACCTGATGTCCCAGTACGAGCAGCACGGCCTGCAGCTCGACAGCCGAGAGCTGCCTGACCACCTGCCGCTGTATCTGGAATATCTTGCGCAGCTGCCTAAAGAAGAGGCGCTTGGCGGTTTGCAGGACATCGCACCGATTCTGGCGTTGCTTAGCGCGCGTCTTCAGCAGCGCGAAAGCCGCTACGCCGTGCTGTTCGACCTGCTGGTGAAGCTGGCAAACGCCTCGGTCGACAGTGAGAAAGTGGCGGAGAAAATAGCGGACGAAGCCCGCGACGATACTCCCCAGGCGCTGGATGCGGTCTGGGAAGAAGAGCAGGTGAAATTCTTTGCTGACAAGAACTGCGGCGAGTCTGAAATCTCTGCTCACCAGCGTCGTTTTGCCGGGGCCGTTGCTCCGCAATATTTGAATATCTCTAACGGAGGACGGCAATAA
- the narI gene encoding respiratory nitrate reductase subunit gamma — protein MHFLNMFFFDIYPYIAGTVFLVGSWLRYDYGQYTWRAASSQMLDRKGMNLASNLFHIGILGVIAGHAFGMLTPHWMYEAWLPLEVKQKMAMFGGGAAGLMCLVGGLLLLKRRLFSPRIRATTTAADILVMSVLVIQCALGLLTIPFSAQHMDGSEMMKLVGWAQSVVTFHGGASEHLDGVAFIFRMHLVLGMTLFVLFPFSRLVHIWSVPVEYLTRKYQIVRARR, from the coding sequence ATGCACTTCCTGAATATGTTCTTCTTTGACATCTACCCGTATATCGCGGGCACCGTGTTCCTGGTGGGAAGCTGGCTGCGTTATGACTATGGCCAGTACACCTGGCGCGCCGCCTCCAGCCAGATGCTGGATCGTAAAGGAATGAACCTGGCGTCTAACCTGTTCCACATCGGGATCCTGGGCGTGATTGCAGGCCATGCATTCGGAATGTTGACGCCGCATTGGATGTATGAAGCGTGGTTGCCGCTGGAAGTGAAACAGAAGATGGCAATGTTCGGTGGCGGTGCGGCGGGTCTTATGTGTCTGGTTGGCGGCCTGTTGCTACTCAAACGCCGCCTCTTCAGTCCTCGCATTCGCGCTACGACAACCGCAGCAGATATTCTGGTGATGTCGGTACTGGTTATCCAGTGTGCGCTGGGTCTGCTGACCATCCCATTCTCTGCGCAGCATATGGACGGCAGCGAGATGATGAAGCTGGTCGGCTGGGCGCAGTCCGTCGTGACCTTCCACGGCGGTGCGTCTGAACACCTGGACGGCGTGGCGTTTATTTTCCGCATGCACCTGGTGCTCGGCATGACCCTGTTTGTGCTGTTCCCGTTCTCTCGTCTGGTACACATCTGGAGCGTGCCGGTGGAATACCTGACGCGCAAATACCAGATTGTGCGCGCTCGTCGCTAA
- a CDS encoding DMT family transporter, protein MRDIQKGVWQMSLAMLISGSIGAFVLLSGLPVTEVVFWRCLIGAITLFVFIRISKKPFSPLTRTTLLLAILGGVALVVNWLLLFAAYERISIGLSTVVYNTQPFMLVIMGIVLGERVSLVKWGWLLLAFGGVVILLSSELTNAHGSEWLAGIGLALGAAFFYALTAIIARKLKSIAPQHIAFIQVVTGVVMLLPLAQLPTFGAEFPWPILLTLGIVHTGIMYQLLYSAIQKLPTPITGSLSFIYPVVAIVVDNLVFGHSLNLTQLAGGALILFAAAGNNLGWGEKKPRECGVEVKTVN, encoded by the coding sequence ATGCGTGATATACAGAAAGGCGTCTGGCAAATGAGCCTGGCGATGTTAATTTCCGGCTCAATCGGAGCCTTTGTGCTCCTCTCAGGCCTGCCGGTAACAGAGGTTGTTTTCTGGCGATGCTTGATTGGCGCCATCACGCTGTTTGTTTTCATCCGGATAAGCAAAAAACCGTTCAGCCCCCTCACCCGCACCACGCTGCTGCTGGCTATTCTCGGTGGCGTAGCGCTCGTGGTGAACTGGCTGCTGCTGTTTGCGGCCTACGAGCGTATTTCGATCGGCCTTTCGACCGTGGTTTATAACACTCAGCCGTTTATGCTGGTGATAATGGGGATCGTCTTAGGCGAACGCGTCAGCCTGGTGAAATGGGGCTGGCTGCTCCTGGCATTCGGTGGTGTCGTCATTCTGCTTTCCAGCGAGCTGACTAACGCTCATGGCAGCGAATGGCTCGCGGGTATCGGGCTGGCGTTGGGTGCGGCGTTCTTCTATGCGCTGACGGCTATCATTGCACGCAAACTAAAATCCATCGCACCGCAGCATATTGCCTTTATTCAGGTGGTGACGGGCGTAGTGATGCTTCTGCCGCTGGCGCAATTGCCCACTTTCGGCGCGGAATTCCCATGGCCGATTTTGCTGACGCTGGGTATCGTGCACACGGGGATCATGTACCAGCTGCTTTATAGCGCCATTCAGAAACTGCCAACCCCCATCACCGGCTCGCTATCGTTTATCTATCCGGTAGTCGCAATTGTTGTCGATAACCTGGTGTTCGGGCACTCGCTCAACCTCACGCAGCTGGCGGGCGGCGCGTTAATTTTGTTTGCTGCCGCGGGCAACAATCTGGGCTGGGGCGAAAAAAAACCCCGCGAGTGCGGGGTTGAGGTCAAAACGGTCAATTAG